One Aphidius gifuensis isolate YNYX2018 linkage group LG5, ASM1490517v1, whole genome shotgun sequence genomic region harbors:
- the LOC122858341 gene encoding E3 ubiquitin-protein ligase TRIP12 isoform X2 produces MADQQDQFLLGGPVEKASASADASKLRGKSSGTNNIRKRHNTGAGYTTISDKRRKQTDTATASAVNRRRTIETSKPEDTNLRQTRQQSTITRKSIAKQSETTPIDCVASRTRSRTPQYQSCGQLNNIDNKLISDSSIQRGKGKTQNTRDNYLIGGTSSQELVVKPSIRVGNVASTTADSSSGGLSHEGASTSGVNITSTVNPSVSASTTTAANNSTPTHKHLLRSRVKLPTSEQSSSSKTIGKSSKKENSTTRNRSLTRVRKSSESASTTFSLSMSASDNLTNNNTTLTNVGVTSSVNQSSSGEDDGITASTLTSVTAGMTTTTTTTAAAAAASGGPSGMSVTTGDSESDDGEVGRLQALLEARGLPPHVFGALGPRMQHLLNRSMGANSSAKAQQLLTGLQSIDDEGEQLQAVIGMGEILVMGNEDTLTGFPVKQVVAALINLLGIEHNFVIMTHACRALTYMMEALPRSSTVVVDAVPVFLQKLESIECMDVAEQCLTALAMLSRRHSKTILHAGGVSACLKFVDFFNITAQRAALTITANCCQNLHPDDYHLVSDSLVLLTNRLTNQDKKSVECVCQAFSRLVDSFQHDPIMLHKIITAELLQNLQQLLMITPPVNSIGNFITVLRMLSVISNRCPDLAQLLLQQNIAYTLSYLLTGSLDVKTDDVELVQRSPQELFEITCLIEELMPTLPNDGIFYVNNLIERNKNTNENVHWEWRDERHCCHKFSTIDSRIIEMAYQNGEDEICLSTLGRTYTIDLTMMKQINEDMGMARSIYRRVVTDTQEPKKNQPTNIDVSLKTNDANEWLVSFIRTLFSVLYEVYSSSAGPAVKCKCLRALLRMVYYASTDLLKDVLKNQTVSSHIAGMLASQDLRIVIGALQMASILMNKLPNVFGVHFHREGVLHQIRQLADPEVPIGVSPPSKTLCNTYSLALSPQPGPSNSSTATKTSSSSSAPSPVASPTTNKNILFGSIAINQIKPSISGATMETRSKSDLSTNEDAINNTPSTTSTNLRIGDVLKRKRQNKKGRFSRLSNSTTPLLTTTTTTATTTATTTTTTTTSSTILTSTPSQQSSQPESLFTGFAQKNNRFLGNLNPARWGKKTSSSTSSNTSNDKRDTSTSISKLPSNPNLIGGNRDKAKAWVREESSKFLQRYQDDGTCTHPALTVLSRLQSSIQNLKSNDNDKILISLTELRDIIVESDISPFEMNHSGLIKALLNYLTKTDDLNYERLRLFWKIFSSTTLDDSIIDKEPGAFGALVNKLNSCVAQLEQFPVKVHDLPTGSGNGRGGTSALKFFNTHQLKCNLQRHPDCNNLKQWKGGTVKIDPLALVQAIERYLMVRGYGRIRDNDTLISDDDNSDDDIDDTLAAVVISQGSKHKLQFLIGNNVLPFNMTVYQAVRQFSCNGIDQGDADNDCEPPLGHDAVWLQTHTIYYRPLPDDDSLVIIKPGVSTQCSRKGKGKSTKLSSKRKEDTLWLDGVVPDSKCPLEPYLSSTLPSVTITDASLDGLCLLRLLYSLNRHWGVLFPYVKSRTLLTPQDFINNKIAAKANRQLQDPLVIMTGNLPSWLQQIATVCPFLFPFETRQLLLYATSFDRDRALQRLLDSAPELSATDSQERVTPRLERRKRTISRTDILKQAEQVIQDLASSKALLEVQYINEVGTGLGPTLEFYALVSRELQRADLDLWHGCTTPNELGYVYLANGLFTKPTPWGTKVPHLAKLKTKFKFLGKFMAKAIYDSRMIDLPFSLTFYRWLLGEERTLTIADLAFVCPDVYRTLVKLKNVVKRKEEIEQDTTIKANEKSELIEALDLDSCIISDLGLVFELPGYDNIELRKGGSEIPVTIHNLDQYIKLVVHWFLYEGVFRQMEAFREGFESVFPPNQLRLFFPEELEAVFCGHGQSGGQWDVKTLLECCRTDHGYTPDSRAIRFLFEVMSEYDAEEQRQFIQFVTGSPRLPVGGFKSLTPPLTIVRKTFEQSIKTDDFLPSVMTCVNYLKLPDYTTLDIMRDKLRIAAQEGQHSFHLS; encoded by the exons ATGGCAGATCAACAAGATCAGTTTTTGCTCGGGGGGCCTGTAGAGAAGGCAAGTGCTTCAGCAGATGCCTCTAAGCTACGAGGGAAGAGCAGTGGcacaaataatattagaaaacGTCATAATACTGGAGCAGGATATACAACAATAAGTGATAAGCGTCGTAAACAAACTGATACAGCAACAGCATCAGCAGTTAATCGAAGACGTACAATCGAAACATCCAAACCTGAAG ATACAAATTTACGACAAACAAGACAACAATCAACAATTACGCGAAAAAGTATAGCAAAACAAAGTGAAACAACACCAATTGATTGTGTCGCATCACGTACACGTTCTCGTACACCACAATATCAAAGTTGtggacaattaaataatattgataataaattgataagtGATTCTTCAATACAACGTGGAAaag gtaaaacacaaaatacaagagataattatttaattggtgGTACGAGTAGTCAAGAATTGGTTGTTAAACCAAGCATCAGAGTGGGTAACGTAGCAAGTACGACTGCGGATAGTAGTAGTGGGGGATTGTCACATGAAGGGGCAAGTACAAGTGGCGTTAATATAACGTCTACTGTCAACCCTTCAGTGTCAGCCTCAACTACTACTGCTGCCAACAATTCAACACCAACCCACAAACACTTACTACGTTCACGTGTTAAATTACCAACATCTGAACAATCATCAAGTAGTAAAACTATTGGTAAATCAAGTAAAAAGGAAAATTCAACAACGCG aAATCGTTCTTTAACACGAGTACGTAAAAGTAGTGAGAGTGCTTCAACAACATTTAGTTTGTCAATGTCGGCAAGTGATAATCtaaccaataataatacaacattGACAAATGTTGGTGTTACATCATCTGTTAATCAATCATCAAGTGGTGAAGATGATGGAATAACAGCAAGTACTTTAACATCGGTAACAGCTGGAAtgaccacaacaacaacaacaactgcagcagcagcagcagcaagtGGTGGTCCATCTGGTATGTCTGTTACAACTGGAGATAGTGAAAGCGATGATGGTGAAGTTGGCAGGTTACAAGCACTATTAGAAGCACGTGGCTTGCCACCCCATGTGTTTGGAGCACTTGGACCACGTATGCAACATCTTTTGAATCGTTCGATGGGTGCTAATTCATCAGCAAAAGCACAACAATTATTAACTGGTTTACAATCGATTGATGATGAGGGTGAACAATTACAAGCGGTTATTGGAATGGGAGAAATACTTGTTATGGGTAATGAAGATACTTTAACTGGTTTTCCAGTTAAACAAGTTGTTGCTGCATTGATCAATTTACTTGGTATTGAacataattttgttataatgACACATGCTTGTCGTGCATTGACTTACATGATGGAAGCATTACCAAGATCATCGAcagttgttgttgatgctgtACCTGTATTTTTGCAAAAACTCGAATCAATCGAATGTATGGATGTTGCTGAACAATGTTTAACAGCTCTTGCAATGTTATCACGAAGACATAGTAAAACAATTTTACATGCTGGTGGTGTATCggcatgtttaaaatttgttgatttttttaatataacagCTCAACGTGCTGCATTAACAATAACAGCAAATTGCTGTCAAAATTTACATCCAGATGATTATCATTTGGTGAGTGATAGTCTTGTTTTGCTAACAAATAGACTCAcaaatcaagataaaaaaagtgtTGAGTGTGTTTGTCAAGCATTTAGTCGTTTGGTTGATTCATTCCAACATGATCCAATAAtgttacataaaataataacagctGAATTActacaaaatttacaacaattacTCATGATAACACCACCAGTTAATAGTATTGGTAACTTTATAACAGTACTACGTATGCTATCAGTCATATCAAATCGTTGTCCAGATTTagcacaattattattacaacaaaatattgCATATACATTGAGTTATTTATTAACTGGTTCACTTGATGTAAAAACAGATGATGTTGAGTTAGTACAACGTTCACCACAAGAACTATTCGAAATAACATGtttaattgaagaattaatgcCAACATTACCAAATGACGGTATATtctatgttaataatttaattgaacgcaataaaaatactaatgaAAATGTACATTGGGAATGGCGCGATGAGCGCCattgttgtcataaatttagtACAATTGATTCACGTATTATTGAAATGGCATATCAAAATGGTGAAGATGAAATATGCTTATCAACACTTGGACGTACATATACTATTGATTTAACGATGATGAAACAAATTAATGAAGATATGGGTATGGCTAGAAGTATCTATCGTCGTGTTGTAACTGATACAcaagaaccaaaaaaaaatcaaccaaCAAATATTGATGTTTCACTGAAAACTAATGATGCAAATGAATGGCTTGTGTCATTTATTCGAACTTTATTTTCAGTTCTTTATGAGGTTTATAGTAGTTCAGCTGGACCAGCAGTTAAATGTAAATGCCTAAGAGCTTTGTTACGAATGGTTTACTACGCATCAACTGATTTATTGAAAGacgtattaaaaaatcaaactgTATCGTCACATATTGCTGGTATGCTGGCATCACAAGATCTTCGTATTGTCATTGGTGCATTACAAATGGCAAGTATACTCATGAATAAATTACCAAATGTATTTGGTGTTCATTTTCATCGTGAAGGTGTTCTACATCAAATACGTCAACTTGCCGATCCAGAAGTTCCCATTGGTGTATCACCACCATCAAAAACATTATGTAATACATATAGTCTTGCATTAAGTCCACAACCAGGGCCATCAAAttcatcaacagcaacaaaaACTTCATCATCAAGCAGTGCTCCATCACCCGTAGCTTCTCCTACcacgaataaaaatattttatttggcaGCATtgcaataaatcaaattaagcCATCAATCTCCGGAGCAACAATGGAAACACGTAGTAAAAGTGATTTAAGTACAAATGAGGATGCAATTAATAATACACCATCAACCACATCAACAAATTTACGTATTGGTGATGTATTAAAACGTAAACGTCAAAATAAGAAAGGTAGATTTTCTCGATTGAGTAATTCAACAACaccattattaacaacaacaacaacaacagcaacaacaacagcaacaacaacaaccacaacaacaacatcatcaacgaTTTTAACGTCAACACCATCACAACAATCATCACAACCTGAATCCTTGTTTACTGGTTTcgcacaaaaaaataatcgctTTTTGGGCAATTTAAATCCAGCCCGATGgggaaaaaaaacatcatcatcaacatcatcaaatacaTCAAATGATAAACGAGATACATCAACAAGTATATCAAAACTACCAAGTAATCCAAATTTGATTGGAGGTAATCGCGATAAAGCTAAGGCATGGGTACGTGAAGAATCATCAAAGTTTTTACAACGTTATCAGGATGATGGTACATGTACGCACCCAGCATTAACAGTATTGTCACGTTTACAGTCatcaatacaaaatttaaaatcaaatgataatgacaaaatattaatatcgtTGACTGAATTACgtgatattattgttgaaaGTGATATATCACCATTTGAAATGAATCACAGTGGTTTAATAAAAGCCttacttaattatttaactaaaacAGATGACTTAAATTATGAACGTTTACGTTtattttggaaaatattttcatcaacaactCTTGATGATTCAATCATTGATAAAGAACCAGGTGCATTTGGTGcacttgttaataaattaaatagttgTGTTGCACAATTGGAACAATTTCCAGTTAAAGTACATGATTTACCAACTGGCAGTGGTAATGGACGTGGTGGCACAAGTGcattaaagttttttaatacacatcaattaaaatgtaatttacagCGTCATCctgattgtaataatttaaaacaatggaAAGGTGGTACTGTCAAAATTGATCCATTAGCATTAGTACAAGCAATTGAACGTTATTTGATGGTACGTGGTTATGGCAGAATACGTGATAATGATACATTAAtaagtgatgatgataatagtgatgatgatattgatgatacaCTTGCTGCTGTTGTTATAAGTCAAGgatcaaaacataaattacaGTTTTTAATAGGTAATAATGTATTACCATTTAATATGACTGTTTATCAAGCTGTTAGACAATTTAGTTGCAATGGTATTGATCAAGGAGATGCTGATAATGACTGTGAACCACCGTTAGGTCATGACGCTGTATGGTTACAAACGCATACTATTTATTATCGTCCATTGCCTGATGACGATTCATTAGTAATCATAAAACCAGGTGTAAGTACTCAGTGTAGTAGAAAAGGTAAAGGTAAAAGTACAAAATTAAGTTCCAAAAGAAAAGAAGATACACTTTGGCTTGATGGTGTTGTACCAGACTCAAAATGCCCACTTGAaccatatttatcatcaactttACCATCTGTTACAATAACTGATGCATCGTTGGATGGTCTTTGCTTATTGCGATTACTTTATTCATTGAATCGACACTGGGGCGTGTTATTTCCTTATGTCAAAAGTCGGACTTTATTAACACCAcaagattttataaataataaaattgctgCAAAAGCTAACAGACAATTGCAAGATCCACTCGTTATTATGACTGGTAATTTACCATCTTGGCTACAACAAATTGCAACTGTTTGTCCATTTTTGTTTCCATTTGAAACACGACAACTTTTACTTTATGCAACATCATTCGATCGTGACAGAGCCCTTCAACGTTTGCTTGATTCAGCACCAGAATTATCAGCAACTGATAGTCAAGAACGCGTTACGCCTCGTCTTGAACGTAGGAAACGTACAATTTCTAGAACCGATATTCTTAAACAAGCAGAACAGGTTATACAAGATCTTGCATCAAGTAAAGCGTTACTTGAAGTACAGTATATTAATGAAGTTGGTACTGGTCTTGGTCCAACACTAGAATTTTATGCACTTGTCTCACGTGAATTACAACGTGCTGATCTTGATTTATGGCATGGCTGTACAACACCAAATGAACTTGGCTATGTTTATTTGGCTAACGGATTGTTCACAAAACCAACACCATGGGGAACTAAAGTACCACATCTTGCTAAACTCAAAacaaaattcaagtttttggGTAAATTTATGGCTAAAGCTATTTATGATTCAAGAATGATTGATTTGCCGTTTAGCTTGACGTTTTATAGATGGCTGTTGGGTGAAGAACGTACGCTTACAATCGCTGATTTGGCATTCGTTTGTCCAGATGTTTATCGTACTTTAGTCAAGTTAAAAAATGTTGtcaaaagaaaagaagaaatCGAACAGGATACAACAATTAAAGCTAATGAAAAATCAGAACTTATCGAAGCACTTGATCTTGATTCATGTATAATTAGTGATCTTGGATTAGTCTTTGAACTTCCTGGATATGACAACATCGAACTACGAAAAGGTGGCAGTGAAATACCTGTAACAATTCATAATTTGGATCAGTACATCAAG CTTGTAGTGCATTGGTTCCTTTATGAAGGTGTTTTTCGTCAAATGGAAGCATTCCGTGAAGGATTTGAGTCAGTTTTTCCACCGAATCAACTACGCTTATTTTTCCCTGAAGAACTTGAGGCTGTTTTCTGTGGACATGGGCAAAGTGGTGGACAATGGGATGTAAAGACACTTCTTGAGTGTTGTAGAACTGATCATGGATATACACCCGACTCACGAGCAATTCGGTTTTTATTTGAAGTAATGTCTGAATATGATGCTGAAGAGCAGAgacaatttattcaatttgtgACTGGATCACCAAGATTACCTGTTGGAg gTTTTAAAAGCTTAACTCCACCACTAACAATTGTGCGTAAAACATTTGAACAATCAATCAAAACTGATGATTTTTTGCCGTCCGTGATGACATGTGTCAACTATCTTAAACTGCCGGACTACACAACACTCGATATAATGCGTGATAAATTGCGAATTGCTGCACAAGAAGGGCAACACTCGTTTCATTTAtcctaa